The nucleotide window GGTGCTGTTCTTCCAGCCGTTCCTCGGCTGCGCCAAGTGCCACGACGCGGAGGCGGGCGTCCCCCTCGGCCCGGATCTGACGCGCGCGGACAAGGGGACGACCGCCGAGCACCTGATCGAATCGGTCCTCGCCCCCTCGAAGCAGATAAAAAAGGGCTACGAAACGGTCACGGTCGTCACCACCGACGACCGCACGATCACCGGGCTGCTCGCGGGCGAAACGGCCGACGCGCTGGCGCTCGTCGACCCTGCGGCGAACGGCCGCCGGGTCAGCGTTCCGAAAGCGGACGTGGCGAAGCGCACGACCGCCGCACAGTCGCTCATGCCCGACGGGCTGGCGGACCTGCTGTCCGACCGGCAGCAGTTCCTCGACCTCGCCCGGTACCTCATCGAGGTTGCCGAGGGCGGGCCGGGGCGGGCGCGGGAGCTGCGCCCGCCGGTGACGGCGCTCGTGATCCCCGGGTACGAAAAGGACCTCGACCACGCCGGCCTCGTTCGCGCCCTCGACGACAAGGCGCTCAAGCGCGGCGAGGCGATCTACGCGCGGGTGTGCGCGAACTGCCACGGCACGAAAGACCAGCCCGGCTCGCTGCCCGCGTCGCCGCGGTTCGCCGCGCACGCGTTCAAGAACGGGAGCGACCCCTACAGCCTGTACCAGACGCTCACCCGCGGGTACGGCCTGATGGCCCCGCAGACGTGGATGGTGCCGCGGCAGAAGTACGACGTGATCCACTACATCCGCGAAACGTACCTGAAGCCGCACAACCCCGGCCGGTACACGAAGGCCGACGGCGCCTACCTGGCCAAGCTGCCCGCGGGCAAGAAGGGCGAGTTCGGCCCGGCCCCGGCGAACGTCGAGCCGTGGGCCGCGGCGGACTACGGCCCGAGCCTGATGAACACCTACGAGGTGGGCGGGCCGGGGCCGAACATCGCGTACAAGGGCGTCGCGGTGCGCCTCGACGCGGGCGCCGGCGGCGTGTCCCGCGGGAAGCGGTGGGCGCTGTTCGACCACGACACGATGCGGTTCGCGGCGGCGTGGACCGGTGACGGCTTCATCGACTGGAAGGGCATCCACTTCAACGGCCAGCACCAGATCCACCCGAAGCTCGCGGGCGACGTGGCGTTCGCGAACCCGGTCGGGCCGGGCTGGGCCGACCCCGAAACCGGCGGCTTCAGCGACCCGCGACCGCTCGGCCGCGACAAGCGCCCCTACGGCCCGCTGCCGAAATCGTGGGCCGCGTTCAAAGGCGCCTACCAGTACGGCGACCGCACCGTTCTGTCGTACCGCGTCGGCCGGGCGGACGTGCTGGAACTGTTCGGCACGGAGAGCGACCCGAAACAGCCGGGCGTCGCGGTCTTCACGCGCACGCTGGAGTTCGGCCCGACCGCGCACGACCTGCTCGCGCGGCTGGCGCCGGACGGCGTCGCGGTGGAACTGGTGGGCGAACCGGGCGCGGAACTCGCGCGGGCGGACGGCTTCGTGCTGCTGAAGGTGCCGGCCCGGCGCGAGCCGCGGCGGGTGAAGGTGCTGCTGGCGAAGGGCACGGCCGAAGCGCTCCAGGCATACGCGAAGACCTCGCCAGCCCCGGTCGCCCTCGCGCCGCTCACGGCGGGCGGGCCGCGGCGGTGGCCGGAGGTACTCAAGACGACCGTAACGGTTGGCAAAGACAGCGGCCCGTTCGCGGTGGACACGTTCGGGCTGCCGGAGCCCAACTCGTGGAACGCGCAACTGCGGCTCACCGGATTCGATTTCCTCCCGGGCGGCCAACAGATGGCGGTGTGCTCCTGGGACGGCGACGTGTGGCTGGTGAGCGGCCTCGGCGCCCCCGGCGGCGCGCTGGCGTGGCAGCGGATCGCGTCCGGGCTGTTCCAACCGCTCGGGCTGAAGGTGCGCGACGGGGCGATCTTCGTGTGCTGCCGCGACCAGATCGTGAAACTGCGCGACCTCAACGGCGACGGCGAAGCGGACTTCTACGAGTGCTTCAACAGCGACCACCAGGTGACGGAACACTTCCACGAGTTCGCGATGGGGCTCCAGACCGACGCGGACGGGAACTTCTACTACGCCAAGAGCGGCCGGCACGCGCTCCCGGCGCTGGTGCCGCACCACGGCACGCTGCTGAAGGTGGCGAAGGACGGCTCGACGACGGAGGTCCTGGCCACCGGGTTCCGGGCCGCGAACGGGGTGTGCCTGAACCCGGACGGTACGTTCTTCGTGACGGACCAGGAGGGGTTCTGGACGCCGAAGAACCGCATCAACCTCGTCACGCGGGGCGGGTTCTACGGGAACATGTGGGGCTACACCGACCAGACCGACACGAGCGACGCGGCGATGAAGCAGCCGCTGTGCTGGGTCACCAACAGCTTCGACCGCTCGCCGGCGGAGCTGGTGTGGGTGACGAGCGACAATTGGGGGCCGCTCAAGGGCGCGCTGCTGAACACCTCATACGGGCACGGGAAGCTGTACGTGGTGCCGCACGAGGTGGTGAACGGTCAGGCGCAGGGCGGGATGTGCGCGCTGCCGCTGCCGACGTTCCCCACCGGGATCATGCGCCCGCGGTTCGGGCCGGTCGACGGGCAGTTGTACGTGTGCGGCATGTTCGCGTGGGCCGGGAACCAGACCGCCGCGGGCGGGTTCTACCGGGTGCGGTACACGGGTCAGCCCGTCGACCTGCCGGTGGGCCTGAAGGCGCGGGCGGGGGGCGTGGAGGTGACGTTCACCGACCCGCTGGACGCGACCGACGCGGCCGACCCGAAGAACTACGCGGTGAAGGTGTGGGGGCTGAAGCGGAGCCAGAACTACGGGTCGAAGCACATCGACGAGCGTCCGCTCGCGGTCCAGAAAGCGACCGTTTCGGCCGACGGCAAGACGGTGCGTCTGGACCTCCCGGACCTCGCACCGACTTGGGGTATGGAGATCACTTACCGTGTGAAGGGCAAGGGCGGCCGCACCGTGACGGGCACGATCCACAACACGGTTCACGAACTGCCGAAGTGACGGCAATCGTGGCGCACCGGGCCGCGTCTCTCCCGTTACGAGAGCCGGACAAACCGGGTACTGGCGGGCGCGGAGCCGGCACCGCGTCCGCAGGGCACCTGGCCGAACCGGATATCGGGGATATAGGCATTTATGTCGTTGATGAAATAATATCAAGATCCATTGCGGTGGAATTATTAATACCTACGGATTGTGTGTTTTGCACGATTATGAAATCTTATTATTGCGCATGCTATGAAGGCGGATTTGTGCGATAACTGTCGTGGCAATATGCGTTCTGTCCGGCGCGCGCGTTGCGAGCCGGCGAAATGGTCCCGTGTTGGCGTGCGGAGCCTCGCACACTAAATACTGGTTCGGCACCGGAGGACGCTCGATTGATGACGCCGCTGGCCCCTGAGCCGATCCTGCGGGCCGCCCTGTACGTGGTCCACGTTGCCGCGTATACGACCCGCAACTGGACGTACGCTGACGGGTGGCCGCGGCAGCAGGTGTACGACCTGTGGGAGGCTCTGCACGAGGTGCCGGACTTGATCACCCGCTGGCGTCCCGACGCTGAGCGGGAGTTGCTCATGTACTTCGACGAGTACGACCGCAAGTGGCCCGCGCCACGGCTGCGGGAGATGTACCAGCAGCACCAGGAGCACGGCGGTCCGGCTTGACTGATGGGCCGCAGAAGCCGAACCCGGCGCGGCACCTGACACCGCCGGCTAAAATGTGACGCACCGCTCATCCGGTGAGGGCGGTGCAGGTGCGCTCATCGTTCGGCCGCCCGAGGGCTTCGGATGGCGGAATCTCTCGTCGCGCGATTCCGTGAGCGCATCCGGCGAGAGCCGACCGTTGATTACACCTGGCAGGAGCCGCCGATCCGCCCCCGCCCGCCGCTCACCCCCGAGGCGCTGGCGGCAGCCGAGGGGCGACTCGGGTTTCCGCTCCCGCCGCTACTCCAAGCGCTGTACACGCAGGTCGGCGACGGTGGGTACGGCCCCGGCCGTGGGTTGGAGGTGCTGGCCGAAGGGGAGTGGTCGTTAGTCGCTCACGTCGAGGCGATCCGCCGGCCCGAGTGGCCGCGGCGGTTCATCCCACTCATCTCGTGGGGGGGCCTGTATCGGTCGTGGGTCGATTGCTCCGCCCCACCATACCCGGTGTGGTTCGACGACCCCGACTACGGCGTCGAGGGCGCGCCGGAGTCGGACTACTTCTACCCCCAAGCTGAATCTCTTG belongs to Gemmata obscuriglobus and includes:
- a CDS encoding DUF6797 domain-containing protein, which translates into the protein MTHHWRPVPLALVAAACLSPHLGAQPESLARRLATEPPAALAKDARTRGDAARGAVLFFQPFLGCAKCHDAEAGVPLGPDLTRADKGTTAEHLIESVLAPSKQIKKGYETVTVVTTDDRTITGLLAGETADALALVDPAANGRRVSVPKADVAKRTTAAQSLMPDGLADLLSDRQQFLDLARYLIEVAEGGPGRARELRPPVTALVIPGYEKDLDHAGLVRALDDKALKRGEAIYARVCANCHGTKDQPGSLPASPRFAAHAFKNGSDPYSLYQTLTRGYGLMAPQTWMVPRQKYDVIHYIRETYLKPHNPGRYTKADGAYLAKLPAGKKGEFGPAPANVEPWAAADYGPSLMNTYEVGGPGPNIAYKGVAVRLDAGAGGVSRGKRWALFDHDTMRFAAAWTGDGFIDWKGIHFNGQHQIHPKLAGDVAFANPVGPGWADPETGGFSDPRPLGRDKRPYGPLPKSWAAFKGAYQYGDRTVLSYRVGRADVLELFGTESDPKQPGVAVFTRTLEFGPTAHDLLARLAPDGVAVELVGEPGAELARADGFVLLKVPARREPRRVKVLLAKGTAEALQAYAKTSPAPVALAPLTAGGPRRWPEVLKTTVTVGKDSGPFAVDTFGLPEPNSWNAQLRLTGFDFLPGGQQMAVCSWDGDVWLVSGLGAPGGALAWQRIASGLFQPLGLKVRDGAIFVCCRDQIVKLRDLNGDGEADFYECFNSDHQVTEHFHEFAMGLQTDADGNFYYAKSGRHALPALVPHHGTLLKVAKDGSTTEVLATGFRAANGVCLNPDGTFFVTDQEGFWTPKNRINLVTRGGFYGNMWGYTDQTDTSDAAMKQPLCWVTNSFDRSPAELVWVTSDNWGPLKGALLNTSYGHGKLYVVPHEVVNGQAQGGMCALPLPTFPTGIMRPRFGPVDGQLYVCGMFAWAGNQTAAGGFYRVRYTGQPVDLPVGLKARAGGVEVTFTDPLDATDAADPKNYAVKVWGLKRSQNYGSKHIDERPLAVQKATVSADGKTVRLDLPDLAPTWGMEITYRVKGKGGRTVTGTIHNTVHELPK
- a CDS encoding SMI1/KNR4 family protein; the protein is MAESLVARFRERIRREPTVDYTWQEPPIRPRPPLTPEALAAAEGRLGFPLPPLLQALYTQVGDGGYGPGRGLEVLAEGEWSLVAHVEAIRRPEWPRRFIPLISWGGLYRSWVDCSAPPYPVWFDDPDYGVEGAPESDYFYPQAESLEGWLSEWLDGADLWLAGKRHKSAEPGTAPDTAR